The genomic window GTTTGCAAGTTTATCGCTGCAAAAACATATGAGACACCTAACACTAACAACAAAATTAATTTTTTCATTAATTCTCCTTTAAAATAATTTGTTTAATTATATATAAATTATTTTAAATATTATTTAAATAAAAATTAATTCCTATTATAATCTATTAAATTTTCATTATAATATAATCAATATATTCTCAAAAACAAAACAAATTAACTGCAAATTTATTGATGTAATACTTTCATTAACTTAATCACATCAATGTATATTTTATGATTAAGTAAAATTTATAAGGAGGAAGATATGGCTTTAGGAGACGAATTTAAAGGTTTACCAATGGCATCCTTAATTGGAGCCCCATTAACAGCTGCTTGTGAATCAAATCTAAATTTGGCACAAACAACTGCAGATTTTATTGATAAAGTAGGATTTGCAACGGATGACAAAGGAAATAAAAATGTCAGAACTGCATCATTTGCATATAACATTATAGGCAATGATGGAAAAGAACAAAAAGTTGACATAGATGTTCCTTTATTGGCGATAGTTCAAATTCCAAGTTTAAAAGTAGATCTTGTAGATATTACTTTTGATATGGAAATTAAAACTTCTGAAACATCAAAAGAATCTAGTGATAAACAAGGTTCCTTTTCAGGTACTGGAAAAGTTGGTTTTGGACCATTTAGCCTTAGTGTTACAGTATCTGGTTCAGTATCAGCGCATAAAGAGAATACTAGAAGTTCAGATAAATCTGCTAAATATCATGTAGAAGTTAAAGCTACAGATCATGGCATGCCAGAGGGATTAGCAAGAGTTCTTGATATTATGAATAGAGCAATTGTTCCATCTGGGGGAACATCAAGTCCACAGCCAGCAGTAGAGGATAAAGACAAATAAAATATATACACCTTAATCATTAAGGTGTGTATTATATAAGGGAATAAAATGGAAAAATCATTTGCAATGTCTGACATTAAATTCATAAAAAGAATCACCGTAGGAAATATCGATCCCAATAATCCCATGACAGATGCAACAAAAGATAAACAAGTAAAGCAGCTAAATGATTTTCTTAATGGCTATCCAAAGGGTAGAATTATAGGTAAAGATATTAGCTTTGGTATATTTCAAGTTGGTGAGCATCAACTGACAATGCAAGCAACAACTTATCATATAGGATTCGAGAGAGAAGTTAGATAAAAGGAAAATATAATGGCAGTTTTTTTAGATAATGTATTAAAAGCAATACATAATTCAGTTGTAGAAGCACAAAAGATCTCAGAACAACAGCATATGAGAGCACTTGGAAGATATTTCTATCTTAGTAAAGATAAGGATACAATGGAAAAAGAGGGTATTACTGTTGAAGACTTAGGACTACCTAAGAATGTGGAGATAAAACTCCCTTTTGTTGTAGATAATAAAGTAAATTACCATGATGTAGAGATTCCATTAATCGCACTAAATCCTCCTAGTTCTATCAAGATTAAGAAAATGAAAATTAGTTTTGAAGCTAAACTAACAGGTGTAGATGAAAGTGAGAAAAGAGAACAGGGCTTTTTCAAATTCTTTAAGACAAAGAATGGAGACAAAACTATTCAAAAAGATACTGACAATGCACCAAAAGGACCAATTTTATTAGATTTATCTGGAGACAAAAATAGTGGAGGAATGGCAAAGATAGAAATTGAGTTTGTCAATTCAGAGGTTCCTGAAACTTTTGCACGGATTAATGATCATATTGTAAAAAGTTTTCCATTTTAGAATAATGTGGCGTAAATTTCAATGAAATTTATTCTTTATAAATACAAAAAGGACAAAAAATGTATGAATATCAATACAAAAAAGGCGATCATGTTTCTGATTGGTGTGGCACTAAAGAGGAAGCAAAGAATAATTTTATAATGAAATATGGTCAAAATGAGTTTTTAGAAAGTACTCTTTTGACAAGACCAAAAAAATAAAAATTCTATCTTAAGATAGCTATAGAACCTTACTTTTCTTTATAAAGAGAAGTGAGGTTCTTTTATTAAATTATATATTCATATAATTTTTTTCCCAATCATCAGGAACATTTGTAACAATCGGTTCTAAAAAAGAGCAGAACAAATTTCTTTCTGATAATCTTCTTCTAACTAAACCTTTTAATCTAGTCCCACCTGCATTACTCCATTTTATAAACTCTTTTGAAGCATTAAATGAATCATTTGAATTAAGCAATTTTAGTAGGGTTGAACTTTGTAAATTACCAATACCTAAATTAAATGAAAAACTCACAAGTGCAGCAAATTGATTCTCATTTAAATCTATACTTACCAAACTATTTACAGCCTTTACAAATCTTGATAAATCATCTTTCAATAAAGCATCTGCCTCTTCTTCTGTTATTGTTTTCCCCTCTTTGACATCTATTCCAGTGTGTCCCCAACCTATTGTCCATATCCCAACACTATCTTGATAAGCGTTGAGTTCAAGTGATTCAAAATGTTTTATTAAATTTAAACCATCTGCATTAATCGTATTTTCTTGCATCTTTTCTCCTTATATAATTTCATAATATTATGTAATATTAAAATTTGTAAAAAATTTGTTTTTGATAAATTATTTATTATAAAATTATTTATAATAAAATTATGAAATCTCAGTATTAAGGGACTTTATGTTTAAAAAAAATAAAATATTAATTGTAGAAGATGACATATTTGTTGCAAGAATGATTAAATATGAATTAGAAACTCACAATCTAGATGTAATTAATATAACGTCTAGCCATGATGAAACATTGGATTTTTTACAGAACAATAAAGTTGAGTTAATTTTAATGGATATTAATATTAATGGACCAATTGATGGGATTCAAAGTTGTGATATTATTTATTTAAAATACAAAGTTCCCGTTATTTTTATAAGCTCATTCTATGATAAAGAAGTCATATTCTTAATTCAAGAAAGCTTTGCAAAAGGTTATTTAATAAAGCCATTTAGAAATGAAGAACTTTTAATGCTCATATTTTTCTTATTAAAACCAGCATCCAACGATATTTGTAATATTGACTTTAAAAAAACAACTTTAAAAAATGATTTTGTATTTTGTATAGATAAACAAATACTTCTTCATCAAAATAACGAAATGAAATTAACTTATAAAGAGAAAAAATTAATGCAAATTTTATGTAAAAATAAAAATGCCTATGTTTCATATGAAAATATATTTGATTATGTATGGGGAAAACAAAAAATTTGTATCAATAAAATTAGAGGAACAATTTTTAGATTAAAAAATAAGCTTCCATATTTATCTATAAATAATAATCAAGAGCATGGGTACAAAATTGAATAATCTTTTATTTGGAATTTTATTAGGAGGAAGTATAACTGCTCTTCTTTTTATTTTACAACTTAAAAATCAAAGAAAATTCTATCTGTTAAATATCCAAGAACTGAATCATAGAATTAAAAATCATCTTACAATAATTATCTATATAATTAAACTGTATCAAAAAAATGAAAATAAATTAGATGCATTAATAAGTTTGGAAAATAAGGTTTTTGCGATATCAGCAATTTATAATCATATGAATGCATCAGATGACTTCTTATATGTAAATGCAAAAGAATATTACGTAACTCTTACGGACAATATAATCAAATGTTTAAATACTGAAGAAAAAAAAATAAATTATATTTTTGAATGCTCTAATTTAACAATGAATTCAAAACAAGCAATTCATCTTGCAATTATTATTAATGAACTAATACTTAATTCATATAAACATGGACTAGTAGAAACTAATAAACATACTATTTTTATCAGTTTGACTA from Arcobacter venerupis includes these protein-coding regions:
- a CDS encoding DUF2589 domain-containing protein produces the protein MALGDEFKGLPMASLIGAPLTAACESNLNLAQTTADFIDKVGFATDDKGNKNVRTASFAYNIIGNDGKEQKVDIDVPLLAIVQIPSLKVDLVDITFDMEIKTSETSKESSDKQGSFSGTGKVGFGPFSLSVTVSGSVSAHKENTRSSDKSAKYHVEVKATDHGMPEGLARVLDIMNRAIVPSGGTSSPQPAVEDKDK
- a CDS encoding DUF2589 domain-containing protein — its product is MAVFLDNVLKAIHNSVVEAQKISEQQHMRALGRYFYLSKDKDTMEKEGITVEDLGLPKNVEIKLPFVVDNKVNYHDVEIPLIALNPPSSIKIKKMKISFEAKLTGVDESEKREQGFFKFFKTKNGDKTIQKDTDNAPKGPILLDLSGDKNSGGMAKIEIEFVNSEVPETFARINDHIVKSFPF
- a CDS encoding lysozyme — translated: MQENTINADGLNLIKHFESLELNAYQDSVGIWTIGWGHTGIDVKEGKTITEEEADALLKDDLSRFVKAVNSLVSIDLNENQFAALVSFSFNLGIGNLQSSTLLKLLNSNDSFNASKEFIKWSNAGGTRLKGLVRRRLSERNLFCSFLEPIVTNVPDDWEKNYMNI
- a CDS encoding response regulator; this translates as MFKKNKILIVEDDIFVARMIKYELETHNLDVINITSSHDETLDFLQNNKVELILMDININGPIDGIQSCDIIYLKYKVPVIFISSFYDKEVIFLIQESFAKGYLIKPFRNEELLMLIFFLLKPASNDICNIDFKKTTLKNDFVFCIDKQILLHQNNEMKLTYKEKKLMQILCKNKNAYVSYENIFDYVWGKQKICINKIRGTIFRLKNKLPYLSINNNQEHGYKIE
- a CDS encoding sensor histidine kinase; this encodes MNNLLFGILLGGSITALLFILQLKNQRKFYLLNIQELNHRIKNHLTIIIYIIKLYQKNENKLDALISLENKVFAISAIYNHMNASDDFLYVNAKEYYVTLTDNIIKCLNTEEKKINYIFECSNLTMNSKQAIHLAIIINELILNSYKHGLVETNKHTIFISLTKKYNKFYFTYKDNGTGLIKVSKTGFGTYMINAFITSLKANMTCTNINGLEYEIVF